CAGCATGGGAGAGTCTGCAGGTATTTTAGGTACTTTAGCGGGTGATGATACTATTTTTATTGCACCGATAGATGTCAAAAGAATCGATCAAACCACCGAAGATATAAAGCGTTTACTTGACGTTTAATATTAAAAAAGCGCTCAGCGCTTTTTTTTTGCTTTAATTTCAATTGAATATAGAATGTGACACTAAGTGTCATATGTCAGATTCTTGTCCTGTCATAAGCATGTCGCAGACCATTTTACTTGCTTGTGATGTACTTGCTCTCGAAGTGAATTAACAACAGGATATCAAATGAATAATGAAAAACTCCAAACGGATATGAATGAATCAATGCAAGAAGTTGGTTATCGAGATGGCTACCATTTCCATTTCATCTTAGATGAACAACGCATCCATGTGCATTGCTCAGCACTATCGGGAAAAGAGAACATCTATGTAAATGATGAATTGATATTGTCTCAGCGAAGTTTACGCCGGAAATCTTGTCATGCGTTAACTATTGCCAATCGAATGGTTGAAGTTGAAGTTACCATGGCAAAGATATTAATCGGTGAAGTGCATTGTACTCTAATTGCTGATGGCACACATGTAGCAACGCAAAAACAAGTGCTTAAAAAACACTATCAACTTAAAGATAAAAAAGTAATACCTTGGCTACTGCTCTGTGGTTTATTGGGAGGCGTAATAGGGTATATGAGTGTTGAAATAATGAATAAGTTGTTTTTGTGAACACGTTTGCAAGTAGAGGCTATACATGGATATAAGTGCAAAAAAAATAAAACAGCTCCGTACTGATAAATCGTGGACACAGCAACATTTAGCAGATGCCTGTGGTGTTAGTCTACGAACCATTCAGCGTGTAGAAAGGTATGGCAATAGTTCGAAAGAGACGTTAATGGCATTAGCCTCAGTATTTGAGCAAGAGCAAGCGACGTTATTAGATCTTACGAGCCAAATCGAAGTCGTAGAGCACGTTGTCGATATTACACCTCAACATAAGCGTAAAGCGCTTGTATTAGCGGGTGTATGCGGTCTTGTCGTCGGTGTACTGGTCACTATTCTCGTGCAAAATTTAGTTTAGTAAGAGGTCATTATGAAAACATGGTGGAAATCTTTAACTGCAGCAGAGCAATCTGCATTAGCAACCTTAGGAGGCATCAGTGCCGTTATTATTTTATTCGCTAGTGGTATTGTTATCGGTAGTGCTTTAGCAAGGTTGTTATAAACAAACCTAGTTAGTACAAAAAAGCAGCTGTTAGGCTGCTTTTTTATTGTCAATTTTAAACAACCTCCTATGAAGGTGGCTTTTTACTACTAATCGCTGATCACGCTTCGATTGAAAAAACATACCGTGATTTACTATAAAAAGGTGTGTTGGGGGTTAACAAGGTATTGTTAATGTCAGCACCTGTTTTCATGTTGTTCGCTCGTTGTGGCTCTAAGCATAAAGCTGCACGTTGTTGATAACGACTGTTGTTTTTTCCTGTGTGACTTCCGTCAATATAATTTGCTGTGTATAAAATGACACTTGGCTGATCACTATACAAGGTAAGGGTTCTTCCGGAGGCTGGATCTACAACTTTCGCTATGTAATGTTCACCTGTTTGAGCATCTGGGTTTACCAACCAATAATTATCAAAACCTTTCGCTATTTGTACTTGTTCATCATCGCCGTCAATATGTTTACTTAAGGAAGTTAATTGACGAAAATCTTGTACTGTTCCTGATACCTCACAAATTTCCCCTGTGGGGTAAGCGGTTGGCGTCATAGGCAAGAAGTGATCAGCATTAATTGCTACTTGATGCTGCGCTATTGAACCACTGTTATGTCCTGCTAAATTAAAGTAACTATGCTGGGTTAAATTGAGCAATGTAGTTGCGTCGGTTTCAGCGAAATATTCAACAGACAGTGTATTGTGATCGTCAAGAGTGTAAACCACCTTAATCGTGACATTACCAGGGTAACCATTTTCACCATCCGGGCTAACATAGCTTAACGTTAAGCTGGTGTTTTGGTGTTCGTGCTTAGCAACTGCATGCCATAGCTTTTTGTTTAAAGCATGCGGACCACCGTGTAATTGGCTGTCTGGAGCATTTAACGCTAGTTGATATTGTTTTCCATCAAGCGATATTTTACCTTCGGCAATTCTTCCTGCATATCGACCAATTATGGCACCAAGGTAATAAGTATCTTGCTCGTAATCTGCCACGTTATCGTAACCAAGTACAATGTCGGCAAGACGCCCTGTAATGTCGGGGGTGAAAATAGACACAATAATACCACCATAATTGGTGATGTTAACTTGCATGCCTTGCTTATTTGTTAAGGTGTATAGCGTGGCTGGTTCTCCTGTTGATAATGCCCCAAAGGGCTGTTCAGTAATGCTTGAATCGCTAAAAATACCGGTCACACATGTCTCCATTTTTGATGATACTACTGTGATATCTTATCTATGTAAAAGCTAGGTGCAAGTATTTGCTGATAAATCAATTTTTTAAAATATATTTTGGTATTTTAGGGGACTACTATTATTGATATTCTCAGGTTGCAATTATTCTTATTGTTTGGGAAGCTTAGCGCTATAAAAAAAATTGATAAGAAGTTGTTATGAAAGGACTCAACATTCGTGTTGCTACCCAAGATGATATCCCAATATTACAGACGTTAGAGCAAGGTGTGATAGCTGCAGAGCGTCCGTTTGAAAACCAATTCAAACCTGAACCCGTCACCTATTACAATCTTGATGAATTGATTAAGAGTGATGAAAGTGTATTAATTGTCGCCACATTGCAAGGGCAAATCGTAGCCAGCGGTTATGCCAAACTTAAAGCTGCAAAACCTTATTTACAGCATCGATTTTTGAGCTATATCGGATTCATTTATGTTGCGCCAACGCTTCGTGGAAAAGGGGTGGCTGAACAGGTTTTACAATACCTAGAAGAGTGGTCGATATCGCAAGGGGTTAATATATTGCATTTAGGTGTGTTTGCACAAAATGAACCCGCAATGCGCGCTTATGAAAAGTTTGGTTTTGTACCCCATTTAATTGATATGAGAAAGGTTATCTAACTGTTAACAAGGATGTAATTATGAAAAGTATAAAAACAACAATCGTGTTAATGTTTACAACGTGGTTTGTACAGGCGAGTCAAGCAGAAAATCAAGCCTTAGCAACACATTTGAGCACAGTTGAGGCACCAATACCTATTAAACGCGTCAACCCTAAATACCCGATATCTGCAGCAAGACAAGGAAGAACGGGTTGGGCGACATTTAGTTTTGTGATCGAAAAAAATGGATCTGTTTCAAACATCGTGAAATTGGATTCATCCGGCAGCAAAGATTTCGAACAGGAGTCTTTAAAAGCAATAAAACATTGGAAATATAAACCCGCAATGGAAAATGGCGAACCTATTCAACGTTGCGTCAATACTGTTCAGCTTGATTTTAAAATGTCTTCAAAAGCTGAGGAAGATGGCGTTCGTCGACGTTTTATGAAAAAATATCGCCTAGCACTAGAGGCGTTAGAAGAAAAGAAAATAACGGCTGTTGAGCAGTATATCGAAGAAATGTCGTCGTTTAATAATCGCTATGCGTCTGAAAGCAATTTACTGAATTTGCTAAAAGCCAGATACAATAAAGCAACCGATAATAAGCAATTACAACTCACGTATTTATCAAAGGTTCAGTTTAATTACGGTAAGGACAAAGGTGCACAATATGAATTAGCGTTAACGCATAATAAACTCGTATTAGCTGTGCAATTAAATCAATTAAACAAAGCGTTAACGCTTTTAGATGCATTAACAGCAATGCCTTTAAACGAGCAGCAAAAGTTAACTTACCAACAACTTGAGCAAAATATTCACAATACCATTAAGAGTGACAAAACGATCTTGGTCAAAGGGGTGTTACATCAAGCACCGTTTTGGAATTTTACCCCTGTTCGTAATAATTTTTCGATAGTTAATGTTTCTGGGTTACTGACTAAAATGGACGTGCGTTGCGCTAATAAATACCATACCTACACTGTGAATGAGCAATCTACGTGGCAAATACCTGAAAATTGGCAAGGATGTAGTGTTATTTTATATGGTCAATCAGGGACTACGTTTGATTTTGTCGAGTTATCTGAATCAGCTAACGAAGCGTAAAGGTTAACTTCTGCTTGTTTGTTATAACAGCAAATGACAGTGGGTGATTAAAAAGTATTGTTTTAATAATCAGCCAATGGGTAAAATAACGCTAATAAAATATGTAAGTAACTACTATGTCAGGCAATTTGTTTTTTCAAACGCAATATAAGTTAGATAAAGCGTATTATACCGAATGTTTTGAACAGTCTTCTCAACAAGAGCAGGGTTGGCAAAAGTACCGCAAAGCGATGCTTTTAAGCGGCATAGGTGCAATTTTGATTCTGATTACTGATATTTTGCCTTATGCCGCTTGGTTTTTGTTTATTTTGGGGTTAGTTGAAGCGTTAAGTGTTAAATACAAAAAGCCGTGGTGGATCACCCGACAAATGTGGAGTCAAGCGGCCAATAATACGGTACATTTAACCGTAGATCACCGTGGTTTTACCACCACATTAACGGGTGTCAAACAACATACTGCTTGGCAAGATATCAACTGTATTAAAATGACTGAGAAAGGTTGGGTATTAGAAACCGATAAAGGTAAACAATATTTATCTTCACAATCTTTGTCGCCAGAGGTGATAGCCGTATTAGCTGAGAAAGCAAAGTAAGTTAACATTATGCGGTTTGCATAATTTTTAACATCAACAGACCCTAGTCAAAATTAATCCTATTGAGATCAATATTTTTGCTTATTGGCAATACTATGATGGTTATTCAAAAATAAATGGTGATACAACGTTAGTAAATGAGAATAATTCTCAGAAACCTTGACTCACCATGCTAATCTGATTAGTCTTGCTGCATTCATTTTTCCAGTATTTGTTGAGACCTTGTTATGTTAAAAAACACCCTGATAAAATTTACGGTATTAGCGGGTTGCTTTTTACCGTTTACCTTCGTTCATGCTAGTGAGGAAGTAAATGTTTACTCGTATCGGCAAGCTAACTTGGTAAAACCACTTTTTGATGTGTTTACGCAAAAAACAGGGGTTAAAGTCAATGTTGTATTTGCAAAAAAAGGGATGGCGGAACGGTTAGCGCGTGAAGGAGAACATAGCCCCGCAGATGTTTTATTAACAACCGATATTAGCCGATTAGTTGCCCTACAAGATAAAAACTTAATACAGCCTGTTTCATCAACAGAATTGGAATCGAATGTTCCTGCCCATCTTCAAGCGAATGACGATACTTGGTTTGCGTTAACAACGCGTGTTAGAAATATTTATTCTTCGAAACGCTTAGGTAATATCAACGTAAATTATGAAGATCTTGCAGATCCTAAATGGCAAGGACGAATTTGTACTCGTAGTGGCAAGCACCCATATACTGTTGCATTAGTCGCATCGATGATAGCAGAACATGGCGAGCAGAAAACACTTGAATGGTTAAAAGGTTTCAAAGCGAACTTGGCGAGAAAACCTCAAGGTAATGACCGTGGTCAGGTTCAAGCTATCCATCAAAACTTATGTGATTTGAGTTTAGGCAATAGTTATTACTTCGGAAAAATGTTAACTAACCCAGAGCAAAAAGTATGGGCTGACGCGGTTAATATTAATTTTCCTAACCAAAATAACCGTGGCGCACATATCAATATTTCGGGTGTAGCCATGGCAAAACATGCACCAAACCGTGAAAACGCCCTTGCGTTGATGGAATTTTTGATTTCAGAACAAGCGCAGCAAATGTATGCTGAAGCTAATATGGAGTACCCAGTGAGAAAAGGTGTTCCATTAGCAGAGTTGGTTGCGTCTTGGGGAAATTATAAAGCGGATGATCTACCGTTAACTACTATTGCAAAACATCGTAAAGCAGCAATATCCTTGCTAGATCAGGCTAAATTTGATTTGTGATCTCTCGCGTTAAATACCCTTTTTGGTCTTCAACAAGTTGGCTAATTGCTTTGGCGTTAATGACGCCAATAGCAGTGATGTTTTTTTCAGGTATCGCAGCTAATAGCGATACCTTTTTACATTTATGGCGAACTGTTTTACCTGATTATGTGTTAAACACCGTATTGTTAGCAGTGTATGTAGTTGTACTTGTCATATTATTTGGTGTGCCTAGTGCTGCATTAATTAGCTTAACGGATCTAAAAACTCGAGGGGTGTTACGTTGGTTATTGTTATTACCGCTTGCAATGCCCGCCTATGTAATTGCTTATTTATATACTGATTTATTTGATTATGCGGGACCTATACAGCGCTATTTACGTGCTCTTTTTTCTTGGCAATCTCCAGCGGACTATTGGTTTTTTGATTTAAGAACCTTAACAGGGGCAGCAGTGATGATCGCCTTAGTGTTGTTTCCCTATGTGTATATGCTGACAAGAACAGCGTTTGAGTATCAAGATCAACAACTTGTGAAGGCGGCTCGTTCATTGGGCCTGAGTTCACGTCAATGCTTCTTCAAGGTTACACTTCCGCTCGCTCGACCGGCAATTGCTATTTCAGCTAGCTTTGTATTAATGGAAACCTTGGCTGATTTTGCAACGGTGCAGTATTTCGCAGTTAATACGTTAACAACCGCAATATACGATACATGGTTGGAGTATGGCGAATTATCAACTGCCAACGCCCTCGCGAGTATTTTGATGGTTATGGTGCTGTTAACGGTAGCTGCAGAGTATCGAGCAAGGGCTCATCAACGACACCAATCAAAAGATAAACAAACCAGTAAGGCGCGTATTTCACTGACAACCCGTCAACATATCATAGGAGGGATCTATTGTTGGTTTCTGGTGTTTGCAGGGTTTCTTCTACCCTTTATTTTATTAGTCGATATGGCGGTTCAGTATTTTGAGCAAACAAGCTTAGCGGGTCTATGGCAGGCAGGTTTGAATAGTTTAGAGGTATCGATTTATGTTGCAACAATGGCAACATTGATAGCTGTGTTGTTAGGGTTATATCGCCGATTAAGTGGTGTAAAAAATTGTGCAATACCACTACAAGTTTCTGGCTTTGGTTATGCTGTACCAGGAACCGTATTAGCAATGGCTATGTTAGCTACGTTTGGTCCGTTAGATCATTGGCTGAACGATGTTGCAAAATGGTTTGAAATACCTACGCCTGGGCTGCTGTTGTCTGGAAGCCTATTTGCCATTATTTTTGCATTAGTGACACGTTTTGCCGCAATTGCAAATGGTACTATTGCTAGCGGACTTACTAAAATCCCTAAATCTTTGGATCTGGCGCCTGCTAGTTTAGGCGTGAGTAAATGGCGGAGTATATTCAAAGTACATTTACCGTTATTAAAATCCTCCATCATGGTAGCTTGGCTATTAGTGTTTGTTGAAGCAATGAAAGAGTTACCTGCTGTTTTGGTTTTACGACCTTTTAATTTTGATACACTAAGTACCCAAGTATACCAAATGATTTCAGATGAAAGGTTAGAGCAAGGGGCCATAGGCGCTTTATTCATCGTACTATTTGGTTTATTACCTATTATCGTACTTAATAAAAAAGAGTAATACCGTTGAGTGAAATATTAAAAGTTCAACACTTATCCGTTGATCTACAACAAAAACATATACTTTCTGATGTGAACTTTTCGCTCTATTCAGGTGAAATTTTAGGGTTGGTTGGCCCAAGCGGTTGTGGGAAAACAACCTTGTTAAACGCGATTGCAGGCTTTGTTGATTTTACTAAAGGACAATTAAAAATTGACGGTGTTACGATTACCACATCACAAGTTGTGCCAGCTGAAAAGCGTAATGTAGGGGTTATCTTTCAAGATTATGCATTGTTTCCACATTTGACTGTCAGAGAAAATATTGCATTTGGTATCAGCAAATTGCCAAAACAAGCACAGCAACAACGTATTGATGAATTATTAACGTTATTAAAATTAACGGAGCAGGAACAACAGTATCCGCATCAGTTGTCTGGAGGCCAACAACAGCGTGTAGCAATTGCACGAGCATTAGCGGTTAGACCTTCAATTTTGTTATTAGATGAACCTTTTTCAAATATTGATACGCGGTTACGAAATAGCTTAATGATTGAATTACGCGCCTTACTCAAGTCATTAAATATTAGTGCTATTTTCGTCACGCATAATAAAGATGAAGTGTTTTCTTTTGCCGATAAAATCGCCTTAATTCATCAAGGAAATATTATTCAATACGGCACACCTAGAGCAGTATTTGATCAGCCAAAAAGTTGGCATGTTGCTGATTTTCTACAAATAGGTAGTTGGTTACCAATCACACGTAAAAATAATAAAGTATATTCTGCGCTTGGTGAGATTACTGGTATCGATCAAATAGATATGAGCGAACAACAACAAGTCATATTGGTAAAGCCGCAATACTTAACGTTATCTTCTGCAGCACCGAACTGTGTGGTTAAACATGTATCTTTTACCGAACAAGGCTATCGCTATACGTTAAGTAGCATTACTCAAGATGACGACTTATCATTTGACGATCTTAGTTTCTATAGCGACACTTTATTAACAATAGATCAAAAAATTTCAGTGATGCTTGACCCTCACGAATATCAATTTTTTCACCTTGCCACCAGTATGGCTCAACTTTAGGCGTTATTTTACCCATTTAGGTTAAATATTTAGGCGAGAAAACCACAAAACTCCACAAAAACATAAACTTCCTTCTATCCCGCAATTTTATTGCTGATCACGCAGATCAAATAAGCAATTCTTTGCTTGACATACCTTTACTAGACTCACTAAACTGTATAAATGTGGAGAAAAGTGGAAAAAAGTGGATCTTAGTAGATCTTCAAACAAAAAAGGCAGCATGTTTAGAGGCACCAGTTCAATCACGCTTGATAGTAAAAGCCGTATTACGATACCAACAAAGTATCGTGAAGAGCTTGTGGCTGATTGTCAGGGAAAAATGGTGTGTACGGTAGATATACAACATGCGTGCTTATTGCTATATCCACTTCCTGAATGGGAAGAAATTGAATTAAAACTTTGTGGGCTTTCGAGTATGAACCCACAAGAACGTTTATTACAGCAAGTATTGCTGGGAAATGCGTCAGACTGTGAGATGGATAAGAGTGGTCGCTTATTAATCAATGGTCCGTTACGCAATCATGCTGGTCTCGACAAAAACGTGATGTTAGTCGGTCAGCTGAAAAAGTTCGAAATTTGGAGCGAACAAGCATGGCAAAGCCAAATGCAGCAAGGCATTGCCAAAATACAGTCAGGTGAAATTGAATTAACAGAGCGCTTGCTCGACCTGTCTTTATAACAAAAGAATTCATTACAACTAAAACGGCGTTTATTTAAAATGCAAACTGATAAGTCTCACATTTCTGTGTTGCTTGACGAAGCAATATCAGGACTCGCGATTAACCCCGACGGTATTTATATCGACGGTACCTTTGGTCGCGGCGGCCACTCAGGACTTATCCTTTCCAAGCTCTCTGACCAAGGGCGTTTAATAGCAATCGATAGAGACCCTACCGCAATAGCTGCTGCAGAAAAATATTCTGCCGACCCGCGATTTTCTATCGAACACACTGGTTTTGCTGATTTGTTATCAATCGCAGAAAAAGAACAGCTGTTAGGAAAAGTAGACGGCATTTTACTTGATTTAGGGGTGTCTTCACCGCAATTAGATCAGGCAGAACGCGGTTTTAGTTTTATGAACGACGGACCGCTTGATATGCGTATGGATACCACACGAGGGCAAACTGCCGCACAGTGGCTAGCGATTGCTGACGTTGAAGATATCACTTGGGTGCTGAGAACCTTTGGCGAAGAAAAGCACGCGTGGCGCATTGCTAATGCGATTGTTGACAGTCGAGAAGAGTCTCCCCTTACTACCACTGGACAGTTGGCAGCGTTAATTAAAAAAACAGCGCCACAACGTGAAATTAAAAAACACCCGGCAACACGAAGCTTTCAAGCAATCCGCATGTATATCAATAGTGAATTAGAGCAAATTGAACAAGCACTTGCCGCATCGTTATCTGTATTAGCTGAAGGCGGCCGTTTAGTGGTGATTAGTTTCCATTCGCTGGAAGATAGATTGGTGAAACAGTTTATGAAAAAACATTCACAAGGTAAGCAAGTGCCGCGAGGTTTGCCAGTTAGTGAAGCTGAAATTAATAAAGGTAAAAAGTTACGTTTAGAAGGAAGACAAAAACCTTCAAAACATGAAGTTGGTGAAAATGTGCGCTCTCGTAGCTCTGTTATGCGAGTAGCAACGCGGTTGGCTGAGTAAACATGTCAACCAAAGTGGTTTTGGCGTTTGAAGTTTGGCATGACATTAAACAGCATATTTGGATGTATTTGTTGTTACTAGCTGTTGTATTTTCAGCGTTTACGGTGATTTATTTTACCCACTTAAATCGACAAAGCACCAGCCACTTGGAAGTGTTGTTAACTGAAAGAGATGAGTTAGATATTGAGTGGCGAAATTTGTTACTTGAACAAAACAGTTTAGCAGAGCACAGCTCCATTGAGAGTAAGGCAGAAAAATTGCTCAATATGGAAAAACCTTCTGCTGATAATGAAATAATTATTAGGTTGAAATAATTAATGGTTAAGAAAGTAAGTAAGTACAAACAAATGACAGCATCATGGCGGTTTTATCTCGTCATAGGCGTTATTGTGCTTGTTTATTTAGGCTTAACCGCTCGCACTGCTTACATTCAAGTGATTGAACCTGATATGTTAAAACAACAAGGTGATATGCGCTCGCTTCGTACTGCTGCGAATAAAGTACATAGAGGCTCAATCGTTGATCGAAATGGCGTTGAACTCGCCGTTAGTGTCCCCGTTGATACTGTTTGGGCTGATCCTAAAATCATTATGGAGCAAAATGCACTGGCTAAAGTTGAGCATTGGCAGGCCTTAGCGGATGTACTAGATAAAGATGTGAATAGCTTAAAGTCGCGTGTCACTAAAAGCCCTGCAAAGCGTTTCGTCTATATTGAGCGTCAAGTGTCACCTGCCATGGCGGAGTATATTAAACAATTAAAAATCCCTGGTATTCATTTACGAAAAGAATCTAAACGATTCTATCCTGCAGGCGAAATAAGTGCTCATGTGGTAGGTTTTACCAATGTTGATGACAAGGGCATTGAAGGTGTAGAGCGCGTCTATGATGACCTATTAACAGGTGAACAGGGTAGCAAGCGTTATCGAAAAGATGCAAAAGGCAATCGCATCGAAGTGCTAGAAACAGTAGACGCTAAGCCACCACAAGATTTAGTGCTTAGTTTAGATCAACGTATTCAAGCATTAGCGTATCGTGAATTAAAAGGGGCAGTAAAAGCGTTTAATGCCAGCTCTGGTTCGGTTGTGGTAGCTGATGTTGATAGTGGTGAAGTATTAGCACTTGCCAATAGTCCGTCTTACAACCCGAATAACCGTAGCAATGTTGCTTTACATCGTTTACGTAACCGCGCAATAACCGATTTTTATGAACCTGGTTCAACGATGAAGCCAATGGCCGTGTTGTCAGCACTTGAATTTGGTGAAGTCACCGAAGATACCGTAATTGACACCAGTAAACGTATTATGCGTTTAGGTGGCAGAAGAGTTGGCGATCCTCGTAATTACGGAAAACAAACACCGACTGATATTTTAGTGAATTCATCAAACTTAGGTACGTCAATGTTGGCGTTATCACTTCCTAAAGAATTCTTTTTAGATAAATTTTTCCAAGCGGGCTTTGGTGAAAGTACCGGTATCAATTTGATTGGTGAAAGTGAAGGCATTATGCATACGCGTTCTCGCTGGTCACAAATTGAGCTAGCAACACTTTCTTATGGCATGGGGGTTTCTGCTACGCCGATTCAAATGGCACGTTTTTATGCCTCAATTGCTAATGGTGGTGTTAAAAAACCATTAAGCATTTTAAAACGCGAAAAAGTTAACAGCTATGACGAACAACGCATTTTTTCAGAAAAAAATACCGAAAGCTTGCTAGGCATGCTAGAGCAAGTGGTTGAGAAAAAAGCGCATAGAGCCAAAGTGGAAGGCTATCGCGTAGGTGGAAAAACAGGTACAGCGTTTAAAGCGGTAGCTGGTGGTTACGGCAATGACTATGTTGGTTTATTTACCGGCATTGCACCTATCTCAGATCCTAAAATTGTTGTGATCGTAGTAATAAATGAGCCAGGTGGTGATTTATACCACGGTGGCGAAATTGCAGCGCCAGTATTTTCTAGGGTGATGCAGGGTGCTTTACGTTTGCTAAATATTGAACCTGATGCTGATACTCGTGTGGTAAATGCTAAAGATGATAACGGAGGTAAACGTGTTTAACGTTGATGCTCGTTATCTAGAAACGCTACTCGCTAAATTTACTATTACCGTCTCATTGACGGTTCCGAGCATGCCTCGCCAATTATGCAATGATAGCCGACAACTAACCGTTGGTGATGTTTTCTGTGCGGTGAATGGCACCTTACAGCAAGGTAAAGCCTATATTAGCCAAGCATTGCAAGCTAATTGTAGCGTGATACTTGTTGAAACGTCTATTCAAGCTGAACATGGTCATGTCAAAAATGCGCATAATAAAGCGGGAGAGTTAGTACCTGTTATTGCGTTTTATCAATTAAATAAACAGTTATTTAATGTCGCAAAAGCATTTTATCAATCGCCGCAAGCTTCATTAAATATGGTTGGTATTACAGGAACGAATGGCAAAACAAGTACCAGCCAATTAATTGCGCAGCTACAAGATCAATTAGGTTTTGAAACGTCTGTTATTGGCACTAATGGCGCAGGTAAAGTAAATACTCTTGAGCCTATTAATAATACAACTCCTGGTGCTTCAGAGCTTCATGCTTTATTACAACGTTTTGTCGAATCAGCTCAGTACACGGTAGTGATGGAAGTTTCTTCGCATGCTTTAGCACAAGAGCGGGTAAATGCTGAATTGTTTGATATTGCTGTTTTTACCAATCTCTCTCGTGATCACTTAGATTATCACGGCACCATGGAAAATTACGGTGAAGCTAAGGCGAAGATATTTGCACAAAATGACAGACAATATGCGGTGATCAATGGTGATGACCTTTATGCTCAGCAATGGCTGAGTAAGAAAGCCATTAAACAGCCGACTATTGTCTATGGAAAGCTAAGTAGCGTTCGTCAATATGAGAAGTTTGTTTACGCTGCAAAAATAACCCCGAACCATGATGGCGTGAAAATAGAATTACAAACACATTGTGGAGAAACCGAAATACACAGTCCTTTGCTAGGCATATTTAACGTTGACAACTTATTAGCCGCGATCAGTGTATTGCTAGTACAAGGGATTGGTTTAACTGAGATTGCAGCGGCAATTACCAAGTTAACACCGGTAACTGGCAGAATGGAAACATTCCACGCAAACCATCTACCTCTCGCTGTTGTTGATTATGCACATACACCAGACGCTTTACAAAATGCATTGCTTGCCTGCCGAGAACATTGTTCAGGCCAATTGTGGGCAGTGTTTGGTTGTGGTGGTGATAGAGATAAAGGTAAACGTAAATTAATGGGGCAAGTCGCTGAAAAATATAGCGATAGAATTGTTGTGACTAATGACAACCCGAGAAGCGAACAACCTGAAGCGATTGCTAATGATATTTTGTCAGGTTGCGTTAAGCCAGAGCATATTACTGTGATGTTAGATCGCCAACAAGCGGTTATCTATGCGTTAAACAACGCAAGCCAGAAAGATGT
The Thalassotalea hakodatensis genome window above contains:
- a CDS encoding UDP-N-acetylmuramoyl-L-alanyl-D-glutamate--2,6-diaminopimelate ligase; this encodes MFNVDARYLETLLAKFTITVSLTVPSMPRQLCNDSRQLTVGDVFCAVNGTLQQGKAYISQALQANCSVILVETSIQAEHGHVKNAHNKAGELVPVIAFYQLNKQLFNVAKAFYQSPQASLNMVGITGTNGKTSTSQLIAQLQDQLGFETSVIGTNGAGKVNTLEPINNTTPGASELHALLQRFVESAQYTVVMEVSSHALAQERVNAELFDIAVFTNLSRDHLDYHGTMENYGEAKAKIFAQNDRQYAVINGDDLYAQQWLSKKAIKQPTIVYGKLSSVRQYEKFVYAAKITPNHDGVKIELQTHCGETEIHSPLLGIFNVDNLLAAISVLLVQGIGLTEIAAAITKLTPVTGRMETFHANHLPLAVVDYAHTPDALQNALLACREHCSGQLWAVFGCGGDRDKGKRKLMGQVAEKYSDRIVVTNDNPRSEQPEAIANDILSGCVKPEHITVMLDRQQAVIYALNNASQKDVVLFAGKGHENYVEIQGKRHQYNEREWVSSQYKIGITQ